In Magnetovibrio sp., the following proteins share a genomic window:
- a CDS encoding inorganic phosphate transporter, giving the protein MIDTPTPHKSKTTLDKDLKKITKVEAAAQVQGQAMARVGLGFLFLVAVWLFTSNHGMAFSPFVVAAAVIGGYMAINIGANDVANNVGPAVGSKALTLTGAILIAAVFEAGGALLAGGDVVSTIKSGIIDPSLMPDAATFMTAMLAALLAAALWLNLATYLGAPVSTTHSIVGGVMGAGIAATGFGAVNWATVSKIAASWVISPVMGGVIAAGFLFFLKLKVLNKANKIEAAQKWVPVVVAIMAGAFTMYLMNKGIKKIYKSSWTEIIVAGLAVYALAWYATRARVKFVSQNMENRRKSVNALFVLPLIISAALLSFAHGANDVANAVGPLAAIVSASASGEIVIKAGIPLWVMLVGAVGISIGLMLFGPRLIKTVGQEITKLNPVRAFCVALSAAITVIIASALGLPVSSTHIAVGGVFGVGFLREYLNRRATERRRLSPLAAAEVSAIEAMHEVEDTAPELQHVPGLAHATDTPNTPTKPNAEQKAIQRKLVRRQHAWTIAAAWVITVPLAALLAAGLYFAMIAVGVKP; this is encoded by the coding sequence ATGATCGACACACCCACCCCCCATAAATCCAAAACCACGCTCGACAAGGATCTGAAAAAGATCACCAAGGTCGAAGCCGCCGCCCAGGTTCAGGGGCAGGCCATGGCGCGGGTCGGGTTGGGGTTCTTGTTTTTGGTCGCGGTGTGGCTGTTCACCTCGAACCACGGCATGGCGTTCAGCCCGTTTGTGGTCGCAGCGGCGGTGATCGGCGGTTATATGGCGATCAATATCGGTGCCAATGACGTCGCCAACAACGTCGGACCAGCGGTGGGCTCGAAAGCCCTGACGCTGACCGGTGCCATCTTGATCGCAGCGGTGTTCGAAGCCGGCGGCGCGCTGTTGGCGGGCGGCGACGTGGTGTCGACCATCAAAAGCGGCATTATCGATCCGAGCCTGATGCCCGATGCGGCGACCTTCATGACCGCGATGCTGGCGGCGCTGTTGGCTGCCGCGCTGTGGCTCAACCTCGCGACCTATCTGGGCGCGCCGGTGTCCACCACCCATTCCATCGTCGGCGGGGTCATGGGCGCGGGCATCGCCGCCACCGGCTTTGGCGCGGTCAACTGGGCCACGGTCAGCAAGATCGCCGCCAGCTGGGTGATCTCCCCGGTGATGGGCGGCGTCATCGCGGCGGGGTTTTTGTTCTTCCTCAAGCTCAAGGTGCTCAATAAGGCCAACAAGATCGAAGCCGCGCAAAAATGGGTCCCCGTGGTGGTCGCGATCATGGCCGGCGCGTTCACCATGTATTTGATGAACAAAGGCATCAAGAAAATCTACAAGTCGAGCTGGACCGAAATCATCGTCGCCGGTCTCGCGGTCTATGCCTTGGCCTGGTACGCCACCCGCGCGAGGGTCAAGTTCGTATCTCAAAACATGGAAAACCGCCGCAAGTCGGTGAACGCGCTGTTCGTTTTGCCGCTGATCATTTCCGCTGCGCTGCTGTCGTTCGCCCACGGCGCCAACGACGTCGCCAACGCGGTCGGGCCCTTGGCGGCGATCGTGTCGGCATCGGCCAGCGGCGAAATCGTCATCAAGGCGGGCATTCCGCTGTGGGTGATGCTGGTCGGCGCGGTGGGCATCTCCATCGGCTTGATGCTGTTCGGCCCGCGCCTGATCAAAACCGTCGGCCAGGAAATCACCAAGCTCAACCCGGTGCGCGCGTTCTGCGTGGCGCTGTCGGCGGCGATCACCGTGATCATCGCCTCGGCCCTGGGGTTACCGGTGAGCTCAACCCACATCGCCGTGGGTGGGGTGTTCGGGGTCGGTTTCTTGCGCGAATATCTCAACCGCCGCGCAACCGAACGACGACGCCTGTCGCCGTTGGCCGCTGCCGAAGTCAGTGCGATCGAGGCCATGCACGAGGTTGAAGACACCGCACCCGAACTGCAGCACGTGCCGGGCCTCGCCCACGCCACGGATACGCCGAATACCCCCACCAAGCCCAACGCGGAACAAAAAGCCATTCAACGCAAATTGGTGCGCCGCCAACACGCCTGGACCATCGCCGCGGCGTGGGTCATCACCGTGCCGTTGGCCGCGCTGCTGGCGGCAGGCCTCTATTTTGCGATGATCGCGGTGGGTGTGAAACCGTAG
- the ppa gene encoding inorganic diphosphatase, with translation MDITKLPIGDNAPEEFNVVIEVPMGGNPVKYELDKESGAMFVDRFLHTAMHYPCNYGFIPHTLSDDGDPVDAAVLGQHVVAPGVVIPSRPIGVLMMEDESGVDEKILCVPVHRLHPYYENVESYTDVRPILVEQIAHFFTHYKDLEDGKWVKVMGWEGPERAKELIREGIARNAKK, from the coding sequence ATGGATATCACCAAACTCCCCATCGGCGATAACGCCCCCGAAGAATTCAACGTCGTCATCGAAGTGCCCATGGGTGGCAATCCGGTGAAGTACGAGCTCGACAAAGAATCCGGCGCGATGTTCGTCGATCGCTTCCTGCACACCGCGATGCACTATCCGTGTAACTACGGCTTCATTCCCCACACCCTGTCCGACGACGGCGACCCGGTCGATGCCGCCGTGCTGGGCCAGCACGTGGTGGCCCCCGGCGTGGTGATTCCGTCGCGACCCATCGGCGTGCTGATGATGGAAGACGAAAGCGGCGTCGACGAAAAGATCCTGTGCGTGCCGGTTCACCGCCTGCACCCGTACTACGAAAACGTCGAATCCTATACCGACGTGCGTCCCATCCTGGTCGAACAGATCGCGCATTTCTTCACCCACTACAAAGATCTCGAGGACGGCAAGTGGGTCAAGGTGATGGGCTGGGAAGGCCCCGAACGCGCCAAGGAATTGATCCGTGAAGGCATTGCCCGCAACGCGAAAAAATAA
- a CDS encoding O-acetyl-ADP-ribose deacetylase: MMSIVFERMQVIQADITTLDVDAIVNAANSSLLGGGGVDGAIHRAAGPSLLAACRTLGGCATGDAKLTPGFDLPARHVIHTVGPIWHGGAKGEDAALASCYRRSLQIAADHGLQSIAFPAISTGIYGFPADRAAQIAIAVVADFLAAHDHPATVTFCCFGPESTALHMQSLEAARQA, from the coding sequence ATGATGAGCATCGTTTTCGAGCGCATGCAGGTGATCCAGGCCGACATCACCACCTTGGATGTCGACGCCATCGTCAACGCCGCCAACAGCTCGCTGCTCGGCGGCGGCGGGGTGGACGGCGCGATCCATCGCGCGGCCGGGCCAAGTTTGTTGGCGGCCTGCCGCACCTTGGGCGGGTGCGCCACCGGCGACGCCAAATTGACGCCCGGTTTCGACTTGCCCGCGCGTCATGTGATCCACACCGTCGGGCCGATTTGGCATGGTGGCGCAAAGGGTGAGGATGCGGCGCTGGCGTCGTGCTATCGCCGCAGCCTGCAGATCGCGGCGGATCACGGTTTACAATCCATCGCCTTTCCGGCCATTTCCACCGGGATTTACGGCTTTCCGGCGGACCGCGCTGCGCAAATCGCGATCGCCGTGGTGGCGGACTTTCTCGCCGCACACGACCACCCGGCGACGGTGACGTTTTGCTGCTTCGGCCCTGAAAGCACCGCTTTGCACATGCAAAGCCTGGAAGCCGCGCGTCAGGCTTGA
- a CDS encoding pyridoxamine 5'-phosphate oxidase family protein, whose product MATFYDAITDKQRDLIGRQHLFFVATAPDQGRVNLSPKGMDSFRILGPNQVAYLDLTGSGNETSAHLRQNGRITVMFCAFQGTPRIVRLFGRGRVVTQTDAAWAELSALFPKHPGSRQIMIIDVEQTQDSCGTGVPLYDYKGDRDALVNEWAKRGPDGVRTYWQERNHTSIDGLKPYPLDD is encoded by the coding sequence ATGGCGACATTTTACGATGCGATCACCGATAAGCAGCGCGACCTGATCGGGCGGCAACATCTGTTTTTCGTCGCCACGGCCCCCGATCAGGGCCGCGTCAATCTATCGCCCAAGGGCATGGATAGTTTCCGCATCCTCGGCCCCAACCAGGTCGCGTATCTGGACCTGACCGGCAGCGGCAACGAGACTTCGGCCCATCTGCGGCAAAACGGCCGCATCACAGTGATGTTTTGCGCTTTCCAAGGGACGCCGCGCATCGTGCGGTTGTTTGGCCGTGGACGTGTCGTGACGCAAACCGACGCCGCGTGGGCGGAGTTGTCGGCACTGTTCCCCAAGCACCCCGGCAGCCGTCAAATCATGATCATCGACGTTGAACAAACCCAGGATTCCTGTGGTACGGGCGTGCCGCTGTATGACTATAAAGGTGATCGCGACGCCCTTGTGAACGAATGGGCCAAGCGCGGCCCGGACGGCGTGCGCACATACTGGCAAGAACGCAATCACACCAGCATCGACGGCTTAAAACCCTATCCGTTGGACGACTGA